In Chiroxiphia lanceolata isolate bChiLan1 chromosome 2, bChiLan1.pri, whole genome shotgun sequence, a single genomic region encodes these proteins:
- the CHD4 gene encoding chromodomain-helicase-DNA-binding protein 4 isoform X4: MASGIGSPSPCSGGSDDDEMEILLNNAIPQHPEPEEEAEEELLSEADTPKIKKKKKPKKLKEPKVPKLSKRQKKELGDSSGEGNEFVEEEEEVLRSDSEGSDYTPGKKKKKKLGPKKEKKNKAKRKEEEEEEEEDDDSKEPKSSAQLLEDWGMEDIDHIFTEEDYRTLTNYKAFSQFVRPLIAAKNPKIAVSKMMMVLGAKWREFSTNNPFKGSSGASVAAAAAAAVAVVESMVTNVDAVLPQPPVDVPLRKAKTKEGKGPNARRKPKASPRIPDIKKPKTKKVAPLKIKLGGFGSKRKRSSSEDDDLDIESDFDDASINSYSVSDGSTSRSSRSRKKLKAGKKKKKGEEDSTVAVDGYETDHQDYCEVCQQGGEIILCDTCPRAYHMVCLDPDMEKAPEGKWSCPHCEKEGIQWEAKEDNSEGEEILEDVVGDAEEEDDHHMEFCRVCKDGGELLCCDACPSSYHIHCLNPPLPEIPNGEWLCPRCTCPALKGKVQKILIWKWGQPPVGPAPPRPPDADPNAPPPKPLEGRPERQFFVKWQGMSYWHCSWVSELQLELHCQVMFRNYQRKNDMDEPPSGDFGGEEEKSRKRKNKDPKYAEMEERFYRYGIKPEWMMIHRILNHSVDKKGNVHYLIKWRDLPYDQASWESEDVDIQDYDLYKQGYWNHRELMRGEEGRPGKKLKKVKMRKLERPPETPTVDPTVKYDRQPEYLDVTGGTLHPYQLEGLNWLRFSWAQGTDTILADEMGLGKTVQTAVFLYSLYKEGHSKGPFLVSAPLSTIINWEREFEMWAPDMYVVTYVGDKDSRAIIRENEFTFEDNAIRGGKKASRMKKEAAVKFHVLLTSYELITIDMAILGSIDWACLIVDEAHRLKNNQSKFFRVLNGYSLQHKLLLTGTPLQNNLEELFHLLNFLTPERFHNLEGFLEEFADIAKEDQIKKLHDMLGPHMLRRLKADVFKNMPSKTELIVRVELSPMQKKYYKYILTRNFEALNARGGGNQVSLLNVVMDLKKCCNHPYLFPVAAMEAPKMPNGMYDGSALIRASGKLLLLQKMLKNLKEGGHRVLIFSQMTKMLDLLEDFLEHEGYKYERIDGGITGNMRQEAIDRFNAPGAQQFCFLLSTRAGGLGINLATADTVIIYDSDWNPHNDIQAFSRAHRIGQNKKVMIYRFVTRASVEERITQVAKKKMMLTHLVVRPGLGSKTGSMSKQELDDILKFGTEELFKDEATEGGDNKEGEDSSVIHYDDKAIERLLDRNQDETEDTELQGMNEYLSSFKVAQYVVREEEMGEEEEVEREIIKQEESVDPDYWEKLLRHHYEQQQEDLARNLGKGKRIRKQVNYNDGSQEDRDWQDDQSDNQSDYSVASEEGDEDFDERSEARRPSRKGLRNDKDKPLPPLLARVGGNIEVLGFNARQRKAFLNAIMRYGMPPQDAFTTQWLVRDLRGKSEKEFKAYVSLFMRHLCEPGADGAETFADGVPREGLSRQHVLTRIGVMSLIRKKVQEFEHVNGRWSMPELAEIEENKKLSQPSSPSPKTPTPSTPGDTQPNTPAPVPPPEEGVKVEEGASAKEQGEPSESEKELSASAAETEVPMEGAQPVETPPQEAKSPANPTEADEKKVEEPEVKERPDEPMEVESKADVEKVEDRAPIENPPEPPIITLDEKDEKKDDDKRDVVMLQNGEMLKESVDERHKKAVKQRFMFNIADGGFTELHSLWQNEERAATVTKKTYEIWHRRHDYWLLAGIINHGYARWQDIQNDPRYAILNEPFKGEMNRGNFLEIKNKFLARRFKLLEQALVIEEQLRRAAYLNMSEDPSHPSMALNTRFAEVECLAESHQHLSKESMAGNKPANAVLHKVLKQLEELLSDMKADVTRLPATIARIPPVAVRLQMSERNILSRLANRSSEPPPPPPPQQVAQQQ, from the exons ATGGCATCGGGCATTGGATCTCCGTCACCGTGCTCAGGGGGCAGCGATGATGACGAGATGGAGATCCTGTTGAACAACGCTATCCCCCAGCATCCAG AACCTgaagaagaggcagaagaagaGCTTCTGTCAGAGGCTGACACCCCCAAAatcaagaagaagaagaagcccAAGAAGCTAAAGGAACCCAAAGTGCCCAAGCTCAGCAAGCGTCAGAAGAAGGAG ctaGGGGACAGCTCTGGTGAGGGGAATGAGTTTgtagaggaagaagaggaggttcTGCGTTCTGACAGTGAGGGCAGTGATTATACccctgggaaaaagaaaaagaagaaattaggacctaagaaggaaaagaaaaacaaagccaagcgcaaggaggaggaggaagaagaggaagaagatgatGACTCAAAG GAGCCAAAGTCATCTGCTCAGCTCCTGGAAGATTGGGGCATGGAGGATATTGATCACATCTTCACAGAGGAGGATTACCGCACACTCACCAACTACAAAGCTTTCAGCCAGTTTGTCAG GCCACTTATCGCAGCCAAGAACCCCAAAATAGCAGTGTCGAAGATGATGATGGTACTGGGAGCCAAATGGAGGGAATTTAGCACAAACAACCCCTTCAAGGGAAGTTCAGGTGCatctgtggcagctgctgcagctgcgGCTGTTGCAGTAGTGGAGAGTATGGTGACAAACGTGGATGCTGTCCTGCCGCAGCCCCCCGTAGATGTGCCACTCAGGAAAGCCAAGACAAAGGAAGGCAAAG GACCCAATGCCCGGCGGAAGCCTAAGGCAAGTCCTCGTATTCCTGAtatcaaaaaacccaaaacaaagaaGGTGGCACCTCTGAAAATCAAACTGGGAGGATTTGGTTCCAAGCGTAAAAGATCATCA AGTGAAGATGATGATCTGGATATAGAGTCAGATTTCGATGATGCCAGTATCAACAGCTACTCTGTTTCAGATGGATCTACAAGCCGTAGTAGCCGCAGTCGCAAAAAACTCaaagctgggaaaaagaaaaagaaag GTGAGGAGGACTCCACAGTGGCTGTGGATGGCTATGAGACTGATCACCAGGACTACTGTGAGGTgtgccagcagggaggagaaatTATACTGTGTGATACCTGCCCGCGTGCCTACCACATGGTTTGCCTGGACCCAGATATGGAGAAAGCTCCAGAGGGCAAATGGAGCTGCCCACACTGT GAAAAAGAGGGCATTCAATGGGAAGCAAAGGAGGATAACTCCGAAGGTGAGGAAATCCTGGAGGATGTAGTGGGGGAtgctgaggaagaggatgaCCACCATATGGAGTTCTGTAGAGTCTGCAAGGATGgaggagagctgctgtgctgtgatgCCTGTCCTTCATCCTATCACATCCACTGTCTGAATCCCCCATTGCCTGAGATTCCCAATGGAGAGTGGCTGTGTCCTCGCTGCACT tgcccagctctgAAAGGAAAGGTGCAGAAGATCTTGATCTGGAAGTGGGGTCAGCCCCCAGTTGGCCCCGCACCACCACGTCCACCTGATGCGGACCCCAACGCTCCACCCCCTAAACCTCTGGAGGGTCGGCCTGAAAGGCAGTTCTTTGTCAAATGGCAGGGCATGTCCTACTGGCACTGCTCTTGGGTGTCAGAGCTGCAG ctggagctgcactgCCAGGTCATGTTTCGTAACTACCAACGCAAAAATGATATGGATGAGCCACCCTCAGGGGACtttggaggggaagaagaaaagagccgaaagagaaaaaacaaggacCCCAAGTATGCTGAGATGGAGGAGCGATTCTATCGATACGGGATCAAGCCAGAGTGGATGATGATCCACAGGATCCTTAATCATAG TGTGGATAAGAAGGGAAATGTCCACTATTTGATTAAATGGAGAGACCTACCCTATGACCAGGCTTCCTGGGAAAGTGAAGATGTGGATATTCAAGATTATGACCTCTACAAGCAAGGCTACTGGAATCACAG GGAGCTGATGCGAGGTGAAGAGGGCAGGCCTGGTAAGAAGTTAAAGAAAGTGAAGATGCGGAAACTGGAAAGGCCCCCTGAGACTCCCACAGTAGAT CCAACAGTGAAATATGACCGGCAACCGGAGTACCTCGATGTAACGGGCGGGACCTTGCACCCCTACCAACTGGAAGGACTGAACTGGCTGCGCTTCTCTTGGGCCCAGGGTACAGATACAATCTTGGCTGATGAAATGGGTCTGGGAAAGACTGTGCAGACAGCAGTGTTCTTGTATTCCTTATACAAAGAG GGCCACTCCAAGGGTCCCTTCTTGGTGAGTGCTCCCCTGTCCACAATCATCAACTGGGAACGAGAATTCGAGATGTGGGCCCCAGATATGTATGTAGTGACCTATGTTGGGGACAAAGACAGCCGGGCCATCATCCGTGAGAATGAGTTTACTTTTGAGGATAATGCCATACGTGGAGGCAAAAAAGCATCCAGAATGAAG aaggaGGCTGCTGTGAAGTTCCATGTGCTTCTCACTTCCTATGAACTGATCACTATTGATATGGCCATACTAGGCTCTATTGACTGGGCCTGTCTCATTGTGGATGAAGCTCACAGGCTGAAGAACAATCAGTCTAAG TTCTTCCGTGTGCTGAATGGTTACTCCCTCCAGCACAAGCTGCTGCTTACAGGAACTCCCCTGCAGAACAACCTGGAAGAGCTGTTCCACCTGCTGAACTTCCTGACACCTGAGAGATTCCA TAACTTGGAGGGCTTCCTAGAAGAGTTTGCAGATATTGCCAAGGAAGATCAGATCAAGAAGCTGCATGACATGCTGGGCCCGCATATGCTGAGGCGTCTCAAAGCTGATGTTTTCAAGAATATGCCATCTAAGACTGAACTCATTGTCAGAGTGGAGCTGAGCCCTATGCAGAA gaaatattataaatacattttgacAAGAAACTTTGAAGCACTGAATGCACGAGGTGGTGGTAACCAAGTCTCGTTGCTCAATGTTGTTATGGATCTGAAGAAGTGCTGTAACCACCCCTACCTCTTTCCTGTGGCTGCTATG gaaGCTCCAAAAATGCCAAATGGCATGTATGATGGCAGTGCACTTATTCGAGCCTCTGGAAAGCTGTTGCTGCTCCAGAAGATGTTAAAGAACCTGAAGGAAGGGGGTCACAGGGTGCTCATATTCTCTCAG ATGACTAAAATGTTGGACCTTCTAGAAGATTTTCTGGAACATGAAGGGTACAAATATGAACGGATTGATGGAGGAATCACAGGGAACATGCGTCAGGAGGCTATTGATCGCTTCAATG ctcctggagctcagcagttctgctttctgctttcaACTCGAGCTGGGGGTCTTGGTATTAACTTGGCCACAGCAGACACTGTGATTATCTACGATTCAGACTGGAACCCCCACAATGATATCCAG GCCTTCAGTCGTGCACACAGAATTGGACAGAACAAGAAAGTGATGATATACCGCTTTGTGACAAGGGCCTCAGTGGAGGAGCGTATCactcaggtggccaagaagaaAATGATGCTAACTCATCTGGTAGTGAGACCAGGGTTGGGCTCCAAGACAGGCTCCATGTCCAAACAGGAACTTGATGACATTCTCAAATTTGGCACTGAAGAGCTCTTCAAGGATGAGGCTACTGAGGGGG GGGATAACAAAGAAGGTGAGGACAGCAGTGTCATCCACTATGATGACAAAGCAATTGAGCGTCTGTTGGATCGGAACCAGGATGAAACAGAAGATACAGAACTTCAGGGCATGAATGAGTATCTCAGCTCCTTCAAGGTGGCCCAGTATGTGGTTCGTGAGGAGGAGATGGGG gaggaagaggaggttgAACGGGAGATCATTAAGCAGGAGGAGTCAGTGGATCCTGATTACTGGGAGAAACTGCTGCGTCACCACTATGAACAACAGCAGGAGGATCTGGCCAGGAATCTGGGCAAGGGCAAACGTATCCGCAAGCAAGTTAACTACAATGATGGCTCTCAGGAGGATAGAG actgGCAGGATGACCAGTCAGATAATCAGTCAGATTATTCAGTTGCTTCTGAGGAAGGAGATGAGGACTTCGATGAGAGGTCTGAAG CTCGTCGGCCTAGCCGCAAGGGCCTGAGAAATGATAAGGATAAGCCTCTGCCTCCCTTACTTGCCCGTGTGGGGGGGAACATCGAG GTTTTGGGTTTCAATGCTCGCCAGCGGAAAGCCTTCCTCAATGCCATCATGCGCTATGGAATGCCACCTCAGGATGCCTTCACCACTCAATGGCTTGTTCGGGACCTCCGTGGCAAGTCAGAGAAAGAGTTTAA GGCCTATGTTTCGCTGTTCATGCGCCATTTGTGTGAACCTGGAGCTGATGGTGCAGAGACCTTTGCAGATGGGGTCCCACGGGAAGGTCTTTCTCGACAGCACGTCCTTACTCGCATTGGGGTCATGTCACTTATACGCAAAAAG GTGCAGGAATTTGAGCATGTAAACGGCCGCTGGAGTATGCCAGAACTGGCAGAGATAGAGGAGAACAAGAAGCTTTCACAGCCAAGCTCGCCCTCTCCAAAAACTCCGACTCCTTCAACACCAGGGGATACACAACCGAATACACCTGCCCCTGTTCCTCCACCTG AAGAAGGAGTAAAAGTAGAAGAAGGAGCCAGTGCTAAGGAGCAAGGAGAGCCATCTGAATCAGAGAAAGAGCTGAGTGCCTCTGCTGCTGAAACAGAGGTCCCAATGGAG GGTGCTCAGCCTGTGGAGACACCACCACAGGAAGCAAAATCCCCAGCAAACCCCAcagaagcagatgaaaaaaaagtagaggaGCCGGAAGTAAAGGAAAGACCAGATGAACCAATGGAAGTAGAGAGCAAAG ctgatgTGGAGAAAGTGGAGGACAGAGCACCTATTGAGAATCCTCCTGAACCTCCTATAATCACTCTGGATGAGAAAG atgagaaaaaggaTGATGATAAGAGAGACGTGGTGATGCTGCAGAATGGAGAGATGCTGAAAGAGTCAGTAGATGAAAGGCACAAGAAGGCAGTAAAGCAGCGCTTCATGTTCAACATAGCAGATGGTGGTTTCACTG AACTACACTCCCTCTGGCAGAATGAAGAGCGGGCTGCAACTGTCACAAAGAAGACCTATGAGATCTGGCATCGGCGTCATGACTACTGGCTCCTTGCTGGGATTATCAA TCATGGCTATGCCCGTTGGCAGGATATTCAGAATGATCCACGTTACGCCATCCTCAATGAACCCTTCAAGGGTGAGATGAACAGGGGTAACTTCCTGGAAATAAAGAATAAGTTCTTGGCAAGGAGATTTAAG ctcctggagcaggcaCTGGTGATCGAGGAGCAGCTGCGGCGAGCTGCCTATCTGAACATGTCTGAAGACCCATCTCACCCTTCTATGGCTCTGAACACACGTTTTGCAGAGGTGGAATGCCTGGCTGAGAGCCACCAGCATCTATCCAAGGAGTCAATGGCCGGGAATAAACCGGCCAATGCTGTGCTGCACAAAG TTctgaagcagctggaggagctttTGAGTGACATGAAGGCCGATGTGACTCGTCTGCCTGCCACCATTGCCCGTATCCCGCCCGTGGCAGTGCGCCTCCAGATGTCCGAGCGCAACATCCTCAGCCGCCTGGCCAACCGCAGCAGTGAGCCCCCGCCTCCACCCCCGCCCCAACAA GTGGCCCAGCAGCAGTGA